Proteins co-encoded in one Microcebus murinus isolate Inina chromosome 5, M.murinus_Inina_mat1.0, whole genome shotgun sequence genomic window:
- the STX11 gene encoding syntaxin-11 isoform X3: protein MKDRLEELLELSKRYDQQFPDGDDDLGSAHEDIVFETDHILESLYRDIQDIQDENQLLMVDVKRLGKQNTRFLTSMRRLSSIKRDTNSIARAIKARGEGIHRKLRAMHELSEAAEAQHGPHSAVARIARAQYSALTLTFQRAMHEYNLAETKQRDNCKIRMQRQLEIMGKDVSGDQIEDMFEQGKWDVFSENLLADVKGARAALNEIESRHRELLRLESRIRDVHDLFLQMAVLVEMQADTLNVIELNVQQTVDYTGQAKAQVRKAVQYKKKNPCRTLCCCCCPCLN, encoded by the coding sequence ATGAAGGACCGGCTAGAAGAGCTTCTGGAGCTGTCCAAGCGCTATGACCAGCAGTTCCCAGACGGGGACGACGACTTGGGCTCGGCCCACGAGGACATCGTGTTCGAGACGGACCACATCCTGGAGTCCTTGTACCGGGACATCCAGGACATTCAGGATGAAAACCAGCTGCTGATGGTGGACGTGAAGCGGCTGGGAAAGCAGAACACGCGCTTCCTCACGTCCATGCGGCGCCTCAGCAGCATCAAGCGCGACACCAACTCCATCGCCAGGGCCATCAAGGCGCGGGGCGAGGGCATCCACCGCAAGCTGCGCGCCATGCACGAGCTGAGCGAGGCGGCCGAGGCGCAGCACGGGCCGCACTCGGCGGTGGCGCGCATCGCGCGCGCGCAGTACAGCGCGCTCACGCTCACCTTCCAGCGCGCCATGCACGAGTACAACCTGGCCGAGACGAAGCAGCGCGACAACTGCAAGATCCGCATGCAGCGCCAGCTGGAGATCATGGGCAAGGACGTGTCGGGCGACCAGATCGAGGACATGTTCGAGCAGGGCAAGTGGGACGTGTTCTCCGAGAACCTGCTGGCCGACGTGAAGGGCGCGCGGGCGGCGCTCAACGAGATCGAGAGCCGCCACCGCGAGCTGCTGCGCCTGGAGAGCCGCATCCGCGACGTGCACGACCTCTTCCTGCAGATGGCCGTGCTGGTGGAGATGCAGGCCGACACCCTGAACGTCATCGAGCTCAACGTGCAGCAGACGGTCGACTACACCGGCCAGGCCAAGGCGCAGGTGCGCAAGGCCGTGCAGTACAAGAAGAAGAACCCCTGCCGGAccctgtgctgctgctgctgcccctgcctCAACTAG
- the STX11 gene encoding syntaxin-11 isoform X2, translated as MELPQGDEMEGGDEEEKKTRTQPQSKMKDRLEELLELSKRYDQQFPDGDDDLGSAHEDIVFETDHILESLYRDIQDIQDENQLLMVDVKRLGKQNTRFLTSMRRLSSIKRDTNSIARAIKARGEGIHRKLRAMHELSEAAEAQHGPHSAVARIARAQYSALTLTFQRAMHEYNLAETKQRDNCKIRMQRQLEIMGKDVSGDQIEDMFEQGKWDVFSENLLADVKGARAALNEIESRHRELLRLESRIRDVHDLFLQMAVLVEMQADTLNVIELNVQQTVDYTGQAKAQVRKAVQYKKKNPCRTLCCCCCPCLN; from the coding sequence GCAAAATGAAGGACCGGCTAGAAGAGCTTCTGGAGCTGTCCAAGCGCTATGACCAGCAGTTCCCAGACGGGGACGACGACTTGGGCTCGGCCCACGAGGACATCGTGTTCGAGACGGACCACATCCTGGAGTCCTTGTACCGGGACATCCAGGACATTCAGGATGAAAACCAGCTGCTGATGGTGGACGTGAAGCGGCTGGGAAAGCAGAACACGCGCTTCCTCACGTCCATGCGGCGCCTCAGCAGCATCAAGCGCGACACCAACTCCATCGCCAGGGCCATCAAGGCGCGGGGCGAGGGCATCCACCGCAAGCTGCGCGCCATGCACGAGCTGAGCGAGGCGGCCGAGGCGCAGCACGGGCCGCACTCGGCGGTGGCGCGCATCGCGCGCGCGCAGTACAGCGCGCTCACGCTCACCTTCCAGCGCGCCATGCACGAGTACAACCTGGCCGAGACGAAGCAGCGCGACAACTGCAAGATCCGCATGCAGCGCCAGCTGGAGATCATGGGCAAGGACGTGTCGGGCGACCAGATCGAGGACATGTTCGAGCAGGGCAAGTGGGACGTGTTCTCCGAGAACCTGCTGGCCGACGTGAAGGGCGCGCGGGCGGCGCTCAACGAGATCGAGAGCCGCCACCGCGAGCTGCTGCGCCTGGAGAGCCGCATCCGCGACGTGCACGACCTCTTCCTGCAGATGGCCGTGCTGGTGGAGATGCAGGCCGACACCCTGAACGTCATCGAGCTCAACGTGCAGCAGACGGTCGACTACACCGGCCAGGCCAAGGCGCAGGTGCGCAAGGCCGTGCAGTACAAGAAGAAGAACCCCTGCCGGAccctgtgctgctgctgctgcccctgcctCAACTAG